In Pseudomonas alcaliphila JAB1, a single window of DNA contains:
- a CDS encoding DJ-1/PfpI family protein yields the protein MMAAKKILMLVGDYAEDYETMVPFQALQMVGHTVHAVCPDKVTGQTVRTAIHDFEGDQTYSEKPGHNFALNFDFAKVRAEDYDALVIPGGRAPEYLRLNADVIALVKAFTKADKPIAAVCHGAQLLAAAGVLEGRECSAYPACAPEVTLAGGKYVEIPVDQAHVQGKLVTAPAWPAHPAWLAAFLKVLGTEIRL from the coding sequence ATCATGGCTGCCAAGAAGATTCTCATGCTGGTCGGCGACTACGCCGAGGACTATGAAACCATGGTGCCGTTCCAGGCGCTGCAGATGGTCGGCCATACCGTGCATGCGGTCTGCCCGGACAAGGTAACCGGCCAGACGGTACGCACCGCCATTCACGATTTCGAGGGCGACCAGACCTACAGCGAAAAGCCGGGGCACAACTTTGCGCTCAACTTCGATTTCGCCAAGGTCCGTGCCGAGGATTACGACGCTCTCGTCATTCCCGGTGGCCGTGCTCCCGAGTATCTGCGCCTGAATGCCGATGTCATTGCTCTGGTGAAGGCCTTCACCAAGGCCGACAAGCCCATCGCTGCCGTCTGCCACGGTGCCCAGTTGCTGGCGGCAGCAGGGGTGCTGGAGGGACGTGAGTGCAGCGCCTATCCTGCTTGTGCGCCGGAAGTGACGTTGGCCGGCGGCAAGTACGTGGAAATCCCGGTGGACCAGGCGCACGTGCAGGGCAAGCTGGTCACCGCGCCGGCCTGGCCTGCGCATCCGGCTTGGCTGGCGGCGTTTCTCAAGGTGCTGGGGACTGAAATCCGCTTGTGA
- a CDS encoding ATP-binding protein → MRLLKTFGSIRTRLLALLLLLVAASFGLISHKIYNDSVHEVRELFDAQLAQTARLLMGLVRHDLSETERREMQAVLDEALLLHSSRNPENLFGHEYEGKLAFQMLDDDGELLFQSASAPPGLLNDMIQQLGLALSNDDQPMRERLAQLARYLIGYHNLTIGEHNWRVFVLHDSRDYHWVLAGEREDVRGELIGKIARRSLQPLLIGLPIVGLLLWLTVGWGLYPLKRMADAIRGRAPDNLAPLVFPPLPNELEPMAAALNRLLMQVNQLLEQEKRFIADAAHELRTPLAVLRIHAQNALEAPDPGDREEALKQLGSGVDRATRVVAQLLTLARLDPNGVRLNMNDLDLLAFLRSELAELTPLALNRGQELILEAQEPGDYQLPADGPSLGILLQNLVSNAVQYTPAGGCIQVQLQATPQELVLQVLDSGPGVPVELRERLFERFFRVGEGQGAGLGLSIVRRVVELHQGGIALDESPLGGLRVSVRLPRRPGNHA, encoded by the coding sequence ATGAGGTTGCTGAAAACCTTCGGCTCCATCCGCACCCGTCTGCTCGCCCTGCTGCTACTGCTGGTAGCGGCCAGCTTTGGGTTGATCAGCCACAAGATCTACAACGACTCGGTGCATGAAGTACGCGAGCTATTCGATGCGCAGCTTGCGCAGACCGCCCGCCTGCTCATGGGCCTGGTACGCCACGACCTCAGCGAGACCGAGCGCCGTGAGATGCAGGCGGTGCTCGATGAAGCCCTGCTGCTGCACAGCTCGCGCAATCCGGAGAACCTGTTCGGCCACGAGTACGAAGGCAAGCTGGCCTTCCAGATGCTCGACGACGATGGCGAGCTGCTGTTCCAGTCTGCCAGCGCGCCACCCGGCCTGCTCAACGACATGATCCAACAGCTCGGCCTGGCTCTGTCCAATGATGACCAACCGATGCGCGAACGCCTGGCGCAGTTGGCTCGCTACCTGATCGGTTACCACAACCTGACCATCGGCGAACACAACTGGCGGGTGTTCGTCCTGCATGACAGCCGCGACTACCACTGGGTACTGGCGGGCGAGCGCGAGGACGTACGCGGCGAGTTGATCGGCAAGATCGCCCGGCGCAGCTTGCAGCCGCTGCTGATCGGCCTTCCCATCGTCGGCTTGCTGCTGTGGCTGACCGTGGGTTGGGGCCTGTATCCGCTCAAGCGCATGGCCGATGCCATTCGCGGCCGCGCACCGGACAACCTGGCGCCGCTGGTCTTCCCGCCCTTGCCCAACGAACTGGAGCCGATGGCCGCCGCACTCAACCGCCTGCTGATGCAGGTCAACCAATTGCTCGAGCAGGAAAAGCGCTTCATCGCCGATGCTGCCCACGAGTTGCGCACGCCGCTGGCGGTGCTGCGCATCCACGCGCAGAACGCCCTGGAGGCGCCGGACCCCGGTGACCGCGAAGAAGCTCTGAAACAGCTGGGTAGCGGCGTCGACCGTGCCACCCGCGTGGTCGCCCAACTGCTGACCCTGGCGCGACTGGACCCCAATGGCGTGCGCCTGAACATGAATGACCTCGACCTGCTGGCCTTCCTGCGCAGCGAACTGGCCGAGCTGACCCCGTTGGCCCTCAATCGCGGCCAGGAGCTGATCCTCGAGGCCCAGGAGCCGGGCGACTATCAGCTGCCGGCTGACGGCCCCAGCCTGGGTATCCTGCTGCAGAATCTGGTGAGCAATGCCGTGCAGTACACCCCGGCAGGCGGCTGCATTCAGGTGCAACTCCAGGCCACACCGCAAGAACTGGTGCTGCAAGTGCTCGACAGTGGCCCAGGAGTCCCGGTGGAATTGCGCGAGCGCTTGTTCGAGCGATTCTTCCGCGTTGGTGAAGGCCAGGGCGCCGGCCTGGGGCTGTCCATCGTGCGCCGCGTGGTGGAATTGCATCAGGGCGGCATCGCCCTGGACGAGTCACCGCTTGGCGGCCTGCGCGTCAGCGTGCGCCTGCCCCGGCGTCCCGGCAACCATGCTTGA
- a CDS encoding ribbon-helix-helix domain-containing protein translates to MCELYVKADPILYESRSRSLRIRGVVTTLRLENQFWDILREIAEVDGMTTNQLIAKLHDEVMDFRGEVVNFASFLRVSCTRYLAQKAGRQVPLRVVGASG, encoded by the coding sequence ATGTGCGAACTCTATGTGAAGGCCGATCCGATTCTCTACGAGTCGCGCTCACGCTCATTGCGCATCCGCGGCGTGGTTACCACGCTGCGTCTGGAAAATCAGTTCTGGGACATCCTGCGTGAAATCGCCGAAGTCGATGGCATGACCACCAACCAGCTGATCGCCAAGTTGCATGACGAGGTCATGGATTTTCGCGGCGAAGTGGTCAATTTCGCCTCGTTCCTGCGTGTCAGCTGCACCCGCTACCTGGCACAGAAGGCCGGGCGTCAGGTGCCGCTGAGAGTGGTTGGGGCCAGCGGCTGA
- a CDS encoding SDR family oxidoreductase has translation MSDAIRFEDQVVIVTGAGGGLGRAHALLFARHGAKVVVNDLGGSTHGEGANASAADKVVEEIRAFGGTAVANHDSVTDGDKIVQTALDHFGRIDVLVNNAGILRDKSFHKMEDADWDLVYRVHVEGAYKTTHAAWPHLREQNFGRVIFTSSTSGIYGNFGQSNYGMAKLGLYGLTRTLAIEGRKNNILVNAIAPTGATRMTEGLIPPQVFEQLKPELVSPLVVYLGSAACQDTGGLYEVGGGWVGKVRWERSLGAGFDPKAGFSPEDVAAQWQRICDFEGAAHPADNVEALKEMMANLQKYAL, from the coding sequence ATGAGCGATGCCATCCGTTTCGAAGATCAAGTGGTCATAGTCACCGGTGCCGGCGGTGGCCTGGGCCGCGCCCATGCACTGCTGTTCGCTCGTCATGGCGCCAAGGTGGTGGTCAATGATCTCGGTGGTAGCACCCATGGTGAAGGGGCCAACGCTTCGGCGGCCGACAAGGTGGTGGAAGAGATTCGCGCCTTCGGCGGTACTGCGGTGGCCAACCATGACTCGGTCACCGATGGCGACAAGATCGTGCAGACGGCGCTGGATCACTTCGGCCGTATCGATGTGCTGGTCAACAATGCCGGCATTCTGCGCGACAAGAGCTTCCACAAGATGGAAGATGCCGACTGGGATCTGGTCTACAGGGTTCATGTCGAAGGCGCCTACAAGACCACTCACGCGGCCTGGCCTCACTTGCGCGAGCAGAACTTTGGCCGGGTCATCTTCACTTCGTCCACGTCAGGGATCTACGGCAACTTCGGCCAGAGCAACTACGGCATGGCCAAGCTCGGCCTCTACGGGCTGACGCGTACACTGGCCATCGAAGGGCGCAAGAACAATATCCTGGTCAACGCCATCGCACCGACCGGTGCCACGCGCATGACCGAAGGGTTGATCCCGCCGCAGGTGTTCGAGCAACTCAAACCCGAGCTGGTCAGCCCGCTGGTGGTGTACCTCGGTAGCGCCGCCTGTCAGGACACCGGCGGCCTGTACGAAGTCGGCGGTGGCTGGGTGGGCAAGGTGCGCTGGGAGCGCAGCCTGGGCGCGGGCTTCGATCCCAAGGCCGGTTTCAGCCCCGAGGATGTCGCGGCGCAGTGGCAACGCATCTGCGATTTTGAGGGCGCTGCGCACCCGGCCGACAACGTCGAGGCGCTCAAGGAAATGATGGCGAACCTGCAGAAGTACGCGCTCTGA
- a CDS encoding response regulator transcription factor, which yields MRILLVEDDQALGEGIRTALKPEGYTVDWLQDGASALHALSHESFELAILDLGLPRMDGLQVLKHLRANANPVPVLVLTARDATSDRIAGLDAGADDYLIKPFDVAELKARLRALLRRSFQRPQPALEYRGISLDPASQVVEYQGQTINLPRKEFLLLHELLIQPGRVLTRDKLQQALYGWDEEVESNALEVHVHHLRKKFFPELIRTVRGVGYLVDK from the coding sequence ATGCGCATTCTTCTCGTCGAAGACGATCAGGCCCTGGGCGAAGGCATTCGCACCGCGCTGAAACCCGAAGGCTACACCGTGGACTGGCTGCAGGACGGCGCCAGCGCGCTGCATGCGCTGAGCCACGAGAGTTTCGAGCTGGCCATTCTCGACCTCGGCCTGCCGCGCATGGATGGCCTGCAGGTGCTCAAGCACCTGCGCGCCAACGCCAACCCGGTGCCGGTGCTGGTACTCACCGCGCGTGACGCCACCAGCGACCGCATCGCCGGGCTCGATGCCGGCGCCGACGACTACCTGATCAAACCCTTCGACGTCGCCGAGCTCAAGGCTCGTCTGCGTGCGCTGCTGCGGCGCAGTTTCCAGCGCCCACAACCGGCGCTGGAATACCGCGGTATCAGCCTCGACCCGGCCAGCCAGGTGGTCGAATACCAGGGCCAGACCATCAACCTGCCGCGCAAGGAATTCCTGTTGCTGCACGAGTTGCTGATCCAGCCCGGTCGCGTACTGACCCGCGACAAGCTGCAACAGGCGCTGTACGGCTGGGATGAGGAAGTGGAAAGCAACGCCCTGGAAGTGCACGTGCACCACCTACGCAAGAAATTCTTCCCGGAACTGATCCGCACGGTACGCGGCGTCGGTTATCTGGTGGACAAATGA